Proteins from one Microcaecilia unicolor chromosome 2, aMicUni1.1, whole genome shotgun sequence genomic window:
- the LOC115462780 gene encoding avidin-like — MEKKIILCGVQLLVLMSSCYSTDAQCLLTGRWQNELGSNMTISQVDGKGFFTGVYMTQVSLTNRTIIESPLTGAQQLRDEPTVGFSVNWKFAASVTSWTGQCYKDPQGKEFLITTWLLREETPVEENWRATRVGLDVFIRI; from the exons ATGGAGAAGAAAATTATTCTCTGTGGTGTTCAGCTCCTGGTCCTGATGTCTTCCTGTTACTCCACTGATGCCCAG TGCCTCTTGACTGGACGGTGGCAGAACGAACTGGGTTCGAACATGACAATATCCCAGGTGGATGGGAAAGGATTCTTCACAGGCGTCTACATGACTCAGGTGTCTCTCACTAACCGGACTATCATTGAATCTCCGCTGACCGGTGCTCAGCAGTTGAGGGATGAGCCCACCGTGGGCTTCTCTGTCAACTGGAAGTTTGCag CATCAGTCACAAGTTGGACCGGACAGTGCTATAAAGATCCACAGGGTAAAGAGTTCCTGATTACAACCTGGCTGCTGAGAGAGGAAACGCCAGTCGAAGAAAACTGGAGAGCGACGAG GGTTGGACTGGACGTTTTCATTCGCATATGA